In the Acropora muricata isolate sample 2 chromosome 10, ASM3666990v1, whole genome shotgun sequence genome, one interval contains:
- the LOC136930930 gene encoding uncharacterized protein isoform X3: protein MYTTKFFLLLLYIQFSFGGIDDQRRSINDAEEDELLRDLDDVTSMLENTKKREEDVTETFDGKNVNTLRKADQSQISYGKVGCYKDNQVNPQPLPELLADLTEEIDWYDLDRVIQKCATLAKVKDYTVFGMQSLGHCRSGKNAENTYNKDGKSSGCRSGVGGRGENMVFMLNSVSETATTSSVESSYNNLALRIYASDSKTNIPPPTTKITVNLAVSSSSFPIPPECMNYKLLNEADRAEGYSSKYRRALCDKALPKDWYRFAGDAGVKMPDFCVAKLRCGAHAPGWLNRSHPLMVDGIIDAKVCFHWGSNCCLWSTDVRVRNCGKFFVYQLQPLPLCSLRYCGNNRQVPVLTTPNAPTPTNDPSAPSLAKECKVYKTLNERDRSQSYLYKSDQGARPTCDRWLTRDWYRFTGLAGNRMPDKCVPVQRCGTLAPGWLQGGHPSVHAGVVSRMVCFSWGRDCCTWRSRISVRNCGDFYVYKLQNAPVCKLRYCGVGNSEGTTTAKPTPTTSRTNPAAMTDLTDV from the exons ATGTACACCACCAAGTTCTTCCTACTCTTACTTTACATTCAGTTTTCCTTCGGAG GTATTGACGATCAAAGGCGTTCGATAAACGACGCAGAGGAAGATGAACTTCTCAGGGACTTAGACG ATGTAACGTCCATGttagaaaacacaaagaaaaggGAAGAAGACGTTACAGAGACCTTTGATGGAAAGAATGTGAACACTTTAAGGAAAGCTG ATCAGAGTCAAATATCGTATGGCAAAGTAGGGTGTTACAAAGACAATCAAGTCAATCCTCAGCCCCTTCCAGAGCTGTTAGCAGATTTAACAGAGGAAATAGACTGGTATGACCTGGACAGGGTTATACAAAAGTGCGCGACACTAGCCAAGGTGAAAGATTACACAGTTTTTGGGATGCAGTCCTTAGGACATTGCAGGAGTGgtaaaaatgcagaaaacacCTATAACAAGGATGGGAAATCATCAGGTTGCCGGAGTGGTGTAGGAGGTCGAGGCGAAAACATGGTCTTTATGCTTAACTCAGTTTCAG AAACTGCGACCACTTCTTCTGTGGAAAGCAGTTACAACAACCTGGCCTTGAGAATATACGCTTCTGATTCGA AAACCAACATACCTCCACCAACCACTAAGATAACAGTCAATCTTGCAG TTTCAAGCTCAAGTTTTCCAATCCCACCAG AATGTATGAATTACAAGTTACTAAACGAGGCTGACAGAGCAGAGGGCTATTCAAGCAAGTATCGACGTGCTCTTTGTGACAAGGCATTGCCCAAAGATTGGTATAGATTCGCTGGAGACGCCGGGGTCAAGATGCCTGATTTTTGTGTGGCCAAGTTACGCTGTGGTGCTCATGCGCCAGGATGGTTGAACAGAAGTCACCCGTTGATGGTTGACGGTATTATCGATGCAAAAGTCTGCTTTCACTGGGGATCCAACTGCTGCTTGTGGTCAACGGATGTCAGAGTTCGTAACTGTGGAAAGTTCTTCGTGTACCAATTGCAACCACTGCCACTATGCAGCCTTCGCTATTGCGGAAACAACCGACAAG TACCAGTTCTGACAACACCAAATGCACCAACGCCAACCAATGATCCTTCGGCTCCATCGTTGGCTAAAG AATGCAAAGTGTACAAAACACTCAACGAGAGGGACAGATCACAAAGTTATTTGTATAAATCAGACCAGGGAGCCAGGCCAACCTGTGACCGATGGCTTACTAGAGACTGGTACCGATTCACTGGCTTGGCAGGAAACCGAATGCCAGACAAATGTGTTCCAGTCCAACGCTGTGGTACACTCGCTCCAGGCTGGCTCCAAGGAGGACATCCCAGTGTGCATGCTGGCGTGGTTTCGAGGATGGTGTGCTTCAGCTGGGGTCGTGACTGCTGCACTTGGCGCTCAAGAATCTCGGTTCGAAACTGCGGAGACTTTTACGTCTATAAGTTACAGAATGCTCCAGTGTGCAAGTTACGTTACTGCGGAGTTGGGAATAGTGAAG
- the LOC136930703 gene encoding uncharacterized protein gives MTFEEMQVKCSVTLTDRLGPEMLTVLEIKGQVLHRVRLHVKVPEITPDYHDEHESMQSTMNESFSGDPVPLPTVLEEESLAEPTMLSVDPAPEQLTYQIIDEGTIHRKKKLIDSRGFTYNVKERGKETTYWPCTVRPKGNYCRATVKERNAQFTTGKQSHNHPPVAGAITATKILTAVKEQAPCDALPKPGYIARRANRLRQRHRPEDPVDLDFVLDETHLPDDFLQADVEARNRRHLVFAVAEQLELLSKAKTWYIDGTFKLVRQPFTQLLTVNAFVRSGDAAKQVPLVYVLMSSRKKKDYKKVLRAIVSRLSQEPSVQKIVLDFERAIWSAAREVLPGVQISGCSFHWNQAMWRKVQELGLAVAYNNDNAIHRYVKLLMALPHLPHQEIPASFQWLKLQATTPVLHELVDYVNNQWVNTNTFPPSSWGVYGQPVRTNNDIEGWHNSLNRRAGGRVHLPFYLLIQLLHRESSVCTVQLRLVNARKLQRIQEGGVRVRGDAVLRCFWCGFSEFFFLTCGIAVFQGCAVCGNLKF, from the exons atgacatttgaggagatgcaagtgaaatgttctgtgactttgacggatcgattgggtccagAGATGTtgactgtgttggaaataaagggacaagttttgcatcgtgtgcgtttgcatgtgaaggttcctg AAATCACACCAGATTATCACGATGAACACGAATCAATGCAATCGACGATGAACGAGAGTTTCTCAG gTGACCCTGTGCCTTTACCAACTGTTTTAGAAGAAGAATCTTTAGCCGAGCCAACTATGCTTTCTGTTGACCCGGCCCCAGAGCAGTTGACCTACCAAATAATAGATGAAGGCACCATCCATCGAAAAAAGAAGCTGATTGACTCAAGGGGCTTCACCTACAATGTTAAGGAGCGCGGGAAAGAGACCACCTATTGGCCATGTACAGTGCGCCCGAAAGGGAATTACTGCAGAGCTACTGTGAAAGAACGGAATGCACAATTTACGACGGGGAAACAGTCCCACAACCACCCCCCTGTTGCCGGTGCCATTACTGCCACCAAGATTCTCACTGCTGTGAAGGAACAGGC CCCTTGTGATGCCCTTCCCAAACCCGGTTACATCGCTAGACGGGCAAACAGACTGCGACAACGTCATAGGCCTGAAGATCCTGTCGACCTAGATTTCGTCCTAGATGAGACTCACCTTCCCGACGACTTCCTACAAGCAGACGTCGAAGCAAGGAACCGGCGACATCTGGTATTTGCGGTTGCAGAGCAGCTCGAACTTCTTTCAAAAGCAAAGACATGGTATATCGACGGAACATTCAAACTTGTCCGCCAACCATTCACCCAACTGTTGACAGTGAATGCGTTCGTCAGGTCCGGTGATGCTGCCAAACAAGTTCCCCTTGTATATGTATTGATGTCGTCTCGTAAAAAGAAGGATTACAAGAAG GTGTTGAGAGCCATTGTGTCAAGACTTTCACAAGAGCCATCCGTTCAAAAGATCGTCCTTGACTTCGAGCGAGCTATCTGGTCGGCGGCTAGAGAAGTTCTGCCTGGAGTACAAATTTCAGGATGTTCTTTTCACTGGAACCAAGCGATGTGGAGAAAG GTTCAAGAGCTTGGTCTGGCTGTGGCATACAACAATGATAACGCCATTCACCGGTATGTCAAGTTGCTTATGGCGCTACCTCACCTGCCCCACCAAGAAATTCCAGCGAGTTTCCAGTGGCTAAAGCTGCAAGCGACCACCCCCGTCCTTCATGAGTTGGTAGACTATGTCAACAACCAATGGGTCAATACCAACACTTTCCCACCCAGTTCCTGGGGCGTTTACGGACAGCCTGTCCGCACCAATAACGATATCGAGGGATGGCACAACTCCCTCAACCGACGTGCTGGTGGAAGAGTGCATCTACCGTTCTATTTATTAATTCAGCTGCTCCATCGAGAGTCCTCTGTATGCACAGTCCAACTTCGACTCGTCAACGCCAGAAAACTTCAAAGGATCCAGGAGGGGGGCGTAAGGGTTCGCGGTGATGCGGTTTTGCGTTgtttttggtgcggtttttcggaatttttttttttaacctgcggtattgcggttttCCAAGGATGTGCGGTTTGCGGTAATTTAAAGTTTTAG
- the LOC136888353 gene encoding uncharacterized protein isoform X2, with amino-acid sequence MFEEFVEAFKKETDEPEPKDARHLQAVRTGITDESPKAREYRTKLLEAIRKKNPDEVWELVRGNKENAKTLRTLNDECKAVALRQKQRRDLICEEDCLGCSIKKILKGILACINNCFCKAACYCWSLCKQCCKDEQQPTEDHIEQEKQWIEILSNPLYISLEWLRRIDSNSGRKDEGKANEDENQDVIASALRDSHLLEMIAGNDLHQHKDEYEKRANEIEEFAVAVVEGSTREQLIDVMDTKGDGCLKQQKPWNFSQSLSLLKIAADEERKKVDSVLGPLQLSLYKMLGNVWEFLLLFLVLYLSFATGLAKMYSYYVASQLELHRQNMTHYEETHYFASHWNALSSLFWLLLGNYDEDKVVVEDRVFVAMSISGQIFMIVYVVCMVIVALNMLIAMMNESYERIRDDSDNWRFSRARMWLESIDKGNVIPSPLNVPYYILRVMINVILMIVKTKCCCLCHCNCEKGGKYKKEQEARLKTMKRLVVKYLEDRYTWSGKK; translated from the exons ATGTTCGAAGAGTTCGTCGAAGCCTTCAAGAAAGAAACTGATGAACCTGAACCAAAAGACGCTCGCCATTTGCAGGCCGTAAGAACAGGAATAACGGACGAGTCTCCTAAAGCACGAGAATATAGAACAAAGCTTCTGGAAgccattagaaaaaaaaatcccgACGAAGTGTGGGAGTTAGTGAGAGGTAACAAAGAAAACGCCAAGACACTTCGAACACTAAACGATGAATGTAAGGCCGTTGCACTTCGTCAGAAACAGAGGAGAGATCTTATTTGCGAGGAGGATTGTCTTGGTTGTTCCATTAAAAAGATTCTGAAAGGGATTCTTGCTTGTATAAATAATTGCTTTTGCAAAGCAGCATGTTACTGTTGGAGTCTCTGTAAACAGTGCTGCAAAGATGAGCAGCAACCCACGGAAGACCACATCGAACAGGAAAAACAGTGGATCGAGATACTTTCCAATCCGCTGTATATTAGCTTGGAGTGGTTACGCAGGATCGACTCGAATTCGGGCAGAAAAGATGAAGGAAAGGCAAACGAGGATGAAAATCAAGACGTGATTGCAAGCGCTTTACGTGATTCACATCTTCTAGAGATGATTGCTGGCAACGATCTTCACCAACACAAAGACGAATACGAAAAGCGAGCAAATGAAATTGAGgaatttgccgttgctgtcgtcgaGGGAAGCACCAGGGAGCAGCTAATTGATGTAATGGACACGAAAGGAGATGGGTGCTTAAAGCAGCAAAAACCTTGGAATTTTAGCCAAAGCTTGAGCCTTCTAAAGATTGCTGCTGAcgaagaaaggaaaaag GTAGACTCAGTCCTAGGTCCCTTGCAACTTTCGTTGTACAAAATGCTGGGAAACGTGTGGgaatttcttcttttgtttcttgTGCTTTACCTGTCCTTTGCCACCGGGTTGGCCAAGATGTACTCTTACTACGTGGCGTCGCAGCTTGAACTTCACAGGCAGAATATGACGCACTACGAAGAAACGCATTATTTTGCCAG CCATTGGAACGCACTATCTAGTCTCTTTTGGTTACTTCTTGGCAATTACGACGAAGATAAAGTAGTTGTGGAGGATCGTGTGTTTGTGGCCATGTCTATATCAGGTCAAATCTTCATGATTGTGTACGTTGTCTGCATGGTAATTGTGGCTCTCAACATGTTAATCGCTATGATGAACGAATCCTATGAACGAATCAGG GATGATTCAGACAATTGGAGGTTCTCAAGAGCTCGAATGTGGCTGGAGTCCATTGATAAAGGCAACGTGATACCATCACCCTTGAACGTTCCGTACTACATTTTAAGAGTGATGATCAACGTGATTCTCATGATAGTGAAGACAAAATGCTGTTGCCTCTGCCACTGCAACTGTGAAAAG GGAGGAAAATATAAGAAGGAACAAGAG gCCCGACTGAAGACAATGAAAAGACTGGTGGTGAAATATCTTGAAGATCGCTACACATGGAGTGGCAAAAAATGA
- the LOC136888353 gene encoding short transient receptor potential channel 5-like isoform X1, with amino-acid sequence MFEEFVEAFKKETDEPEPKDARHLQAVRTGITDESPKAREYRTKLLEAIRKKNPDEVWELVRGNKENAKTLRTLNDECKAVALRQKQRRDLICEEDCLGCSIKKILKGILACINNCFCKAACYCWSLCKQCCKDEQQPTEDHIEQEKQWIEILSNPLYISLEWLRRIDSNSGRKDEGKANEDENQDVIASALRDSHLLEMIAGNDLHQHKDEYEKRANEIEEFAVAVVEGSTREQLIDVMDTKGDGCLKQQKPWNFSQSLSLLKIAADEERKKFVASAKCESILDEIVYFGRPNWQKEKRIPKILWLFFVYLPFLFIPLCIPYTIYRAFKDCLCYDQLDGEPKCWKVIRRQFEYPYSKFVNHTLSYTVFLAFLIATSFQDTFGRTWIGLEGIDWVILAFVVGLLMQELLAAIREGFLVYLSKWWNVFDSVIISLLMLSFVLWVSAYFYFGNKWKPEKNAFIAADVIYSSAIIISFFHLTHIFQVDSVLGPLQLSLYKMLGNVWEFLLLFLVLYLSFATGLAKMYSYYVASQLELHRQNMTHYEETHYFASHWNALSSLFWLLLGNYDEDKVVVEDRVFVAMSISGQIFMIVYVVCMVIVALNMLIAMMNESYERIRDDSDNWRFSRARMWLESIDKGNVIPSPLNVPYYILRVMINVILMIVKTKCCCLCHCNCEKGGKYKKEQEARLKTMKRLVVKYLEDRYTWSGKK; translated from the exons ATGTTCGAAGAGTTCGTCGAAGCCTTCAAGAAAGAAACTGATGAACCTGAACCAAAAGACGCTCGCCATTTGCAGGCCGTAAGAACAGGAATAACGGACGAGTCTCCTAAAGCACGAGAATATAGAACAAAGCTTCTGGAAgccattagaaaaaaaaatcccgACGAAGTGTGGGAGTTAGTGAGAGGTAACAAAGAAAACGCCAAGACACTTCGAACACTAAACGATGAATGTAAGGCCGTTGCACTTCGTCAGAAACAGAGGAGAGATCTTATTTGCGAGGAGGATTGTCTTGGTTGTTCCATTAAAAAGATTCTGAAAGGGATTCTTGCTTGTATAAATAATTGCTTTTGCAAAGCAGCATGTTACTGTTGGAGTCTCTGTAAACAGTGCTGCAAAGATGAGCAGCAACCCACGGAAGACCACATCGAACAGGAAAAACAGTGGATCGAGATACTTTCCAATCCGCTGTATATTAGCTTGGAGTGGTTACGCAGGATCGACTCGAATTCGGGCAGAAAAGATGAAGGAAAGGCAAACGAGGATGAAAATCAAGACGTGATTGCAAGCGCTTTACGTGATTCACATCTTCTAGAGATGATTGCTGGCAACGATCTTCACCAACACAAAGACGAATACGAAAAGCGAGCAAATGAAATTGAGgaatttgccgttgctgtcgtcgaGGGAAGCACCAGGGAGCAGCTAATTGATGTAATGGACACGAAAGGAGATGGGTGCTTAAAGCAGCAAAAACCTTGGAATTTTAGCCAAAGCTTGAGCCTTCTAAAGATTGCTGCTGAcgaagaaaggaaaaag TTTGTGGCGAGTGCGAAATGCGAGTCCATCCTCGACGAGATAGTTTACTTTGGTCGTCCAAACTGGCAGAAGGAGAAGCGGATACCCAAGATCCTTTGGTTGTTCTTCGTATACCtgccttttttatttattccgCTATGCATTCCTTACACTATCTACAGAGCTTTTAAAGATTGCCTCTGTTACGACCAACTTGACGGTGAGCCAAAGTGCTGGAAAGTCATTCGACGGCAGTTCGAATATCCCTACTCCAAGTTTGTCAACCACACTCTTTCCTACACggtttttcttgctttcttgaTCGCTACCTCATTCCAGGACACATTTGGAAGAACGTGGATTGGATTAGAGGGGATCG ACTGGGTTATACTCGCCTTTGTGGTGGGTCTTCTGATGCAAGAACTCCTTGCGGCTATTAGAGAGGGATTTTTGGTCTACCTCTCTAAATGGTGGAATGTCTTTGATTCAGTGATCATTTCCCTCCTCATGCTGTCTTTTGTTCTTTGGGTATCAGCATACTTTTACTTTGGGAATAAATGGAAGCCAGAAAAAAATGCATTCATCGCTGCAGATGTCATCTATTCAAGCGCCATAATCATCTCTTTCTTTCACTTGACGCACATATTTCAA GTAGACTCAGTCCTAGGTCCCTTGCAACTTTCGTTGTACAAAATGCTGGGAAACGTGTGGgaatttcttcttttgtttcttgTGCTTTACCTGTCCTTTGCCACCGGGTTGGCCAAGATGTACTCTTACTACGTGGCGTCGCAGCTTGAACTTCACAGGCAGAATATGACGCACTACGAAGAAACGCATTATTTTGCCAG CCATTGGAACGCACTATCTAGTCTCTTTTGGTTACTTCTTGGCAATTACGACGAAGATAAAGTAGTTGTGGAGGATCGTGTGTTTGTGGCCATGTCTATATCAGGTCAAATCTTCATGATTGTGTACGTTGTCTGCATGGTAATTGTGGCTCTCAACATGTTAATCGCTATGATGAACGAATCCTATGAACGAATCAGG GATGATTCAGACAATTGGAGGTTCTCAAGAGCTCGAATGTGGCTGGAGTCCATTGATAAAGGCAACGTGATACCATCACCCTTGAACGTTCCGTACTACATTTTAAGAGTGATGATCAACGTGATTCTCATGATAGTGAAGACAAAATGCTGTTGCCTCTGCCACTGCAACTGTGAAAAG GGAGGAAAATATAAGAAGGAACAAGAG gCCCGACTGAAGACAATGAAAAGACTGGTGGTGAAATATCTTGAAGATCGCTACACATGGAGTGGCAAAAAATGA